The following DNA comes from Ignavibacteria bacterium.
ATCTTTTCTGGGAATGGTTTTACCGGTAGGATTGCCAGGTGTATTTATTATCACAAGCCTGGTTTTTTCGTTAACCTTGCTCTCAAAATCCTTCAGGTCAATATTAAAATTATTTTCCTGGGTTAAAGGCATAGGAACAGCCTTCGCACCGGTGAAATTTATCATGGATTCATATATCGGGAAGCCCGGGTTTGGATACATAGCTTCATCACCATGCTGTAATAAAGCAAGTATTACAAAGAACATAATTGGCTTTGCGCCCGGTGTCATAACTACATTATCAGCGGTAAAATCAACACCGCGGGTTCTTGATACATACTCAGCTATTACTTTTCTAAGCTCAGGCGTTCCCGCAGCACCGGTATAATGTGTATCGCCGGCCTGTATAGATCTTACTGCGGCATCGCATATATTTTTCGGGGTAGGGAAGTCAGGTTCACCTATCTGTAAATGAATAATGTTTTTTCCTTCAGCTTCTAGAGCTTTTGCTTTTGCAAGGACTTCGAATGCTGTTTCTGTTCCCAGTCTGGATATTCCGTCAGCGAATTTCATTGTTATATATATTTAATTTTTTTGAATAGGATTTAATAAGAAAATTCCTTTTAAACTTTTATTATGCTTCACCCAGGTATGCTTTGCGGACCTCCGGGTTTGATTCAAGCTCTTTTGCAGGACCTTCCAGGATTATGTTACCTGTTTCAATTACATAACCGTAATCAGCAACACTCAATGCCAGATTTGCATTCTGCTCAACCAGCAGAATTGTCATACCCAGGGTTTTATTGATCTCGACGATTTTTTCAAATATTGTCTTTGTAAGCAAAGGAGCAATTCCCAATGAAGGCTCATCAAGCAGAAGCATTTTGGGTTTTGACATTAATGCCCTGGATATCGCAAGCATTTGCTGCTCACCGCCTGAAAGTGTTCCGCCGGGCTGTTTAATTCTTTCTTTGAGCCTGGGGAAAATTGAAAATATCAGGTCAAGATCAGAAGCAAAATTCTGTTTATCTTTGCGCAGGTATGCGCCCATATCAAGATTTTCCTTCACAGTCAGGTTGGCAAATATCAACCTTCCTTCCGGCACCTGGCAAAGCCCCTTTTCCACAATTTTATGGGCTGGAAGGTTAGTAATTTCCTCTCCCATATAAATAATTTTGCTTCCTTCGGCTGCCTTTACGATACTTGAAATTGCTCTTAGAGTCGTAGTTTTACCCGCTCCGTTAGCGCCAATTAATGTAATAATTGATTTTTCAGGAACGTTTATTGAAAGTCCCTTAATAGCGTTAATTGCTCCGTAATTTACATGCAGGTTTTCTACTTTTAACATCTTTATTTAGCTGGTTGCCCTAGATAAGCTTCAATCACCTTTGGATCGCTTTGAATTTCAGCCGGTTTACCTTCGGCAATTTTTTTACCGTAATCAATTACGTATATTCTTTCACATATTCCCATGACCACATTCATATCATGCTCAACAAGTAATATTGAAATATTGAATTTATCTTTTACTGTTTGTATTAAATGCATTAGGTCCTTTTTCTCTGAAGGATTCATACCGGCTGCAGGCTCATCAAGCAGAAGAAGCTTTGGCTTTGTTGCCAGAGCGCGTACTATTTCAAGCTTTCGCTGGTCGCCGTAAGGCAGGTTCTTGGCATATTCGTCCGCATCAACATGCAGGTCAAACATCTCCAGCAGCTCATGGATTTCTTTATCAATTGCCTTTTCTTCATCATGATAGCTTTTTAGCTGGAATACAGAACTCCAAAGCTTTGCCTTGCAGCTGTTATTATATGAAACCCTCACATTATCTTTAACTGAAAGGCTTTGACATAGCCTTATATTCTGGAAAGTTCTCGCAATGCCTTTATGGGTTACTTCAAAAGGTTTCAGCTGAACAATACTTTCACCATTGAACAGAACGTCGCCTTCAGTTGGATCATACACCCCGGTAATAATATTGAATACCGTTGTTTTGCCCGCGCCGTTAGGTCCAATAAGCCCAACAAGCTCATTCTGCCTTACAACAGCATCCAGCGAATCAACTGCTGTCAATCCTCCGAATCTTATAGTGCAATTCTTTAACGTCAGTATATCCAATTATTATCAGTGTAATTAATTTAATCTTTTAATGTAACATCAGGAGGCTGCTCAGGTGTGATCTTTTTGGCTTTACGCTCAAGTTTTAAGCCAAATAACCCCTGTGGTCTCAGCAGCATCATAATTATAAGCAGCAGGGCATAAATTATCATTCTGTATTGCTGTACATCCCTTAATAATTCAGGCAGTACAGTTAAAACAATAGCGGCAATAACAACGCCGGGTGTGCTTCCCATTCCCCCTAAGATTACCATTGCTACTATTTCAACTGAGCGCAGGAAGTTAAAATCTTCGGGATTAATATACTGCAGGAAGTGGGCATATAAGCCGCCTGCTACACCAGCAAAAAACGCGCCGATTATAAATGCTGTAACTTTGAATTTAGTTGTATTTATACCCATTGCTTCGGCGGCTATTTCGTCATCTTTTACAGCGATAAAGCCCCTGCCATAGGTTGATTTCATCAGGTTAGTAATACCGAATATTATTAATGCTACAACTAAAAATGCCCAGAAAAAATCTGTGTATTTAGGGATATCATAAAATTTGTATGCAACATTGCTAAGCTCCGGAACCATCTCAAGGCTTCTTACGCCGTTATCATAAATATATACACCGCGGAATCCCTGTGAAGCGCCAATGACATTTAAGTTCTGAATAATAACCCTGATTATTTCACTGAATCCAAGTGTAGTAATTGCAAGATAATCTCCTTTAAGCCTAAGCGAAGGAACTCCAACTATTATTCCGGCAAATGCTGCCCCAGCTCCGCCTACGAGTAAGACAAAAATGAACCATAATGATCTGCCCAGAACTCCATCACCTAATACAGAAAGTAATGCAGGTGCAAAATAAGTGCTGAGCGCTGCAGAAACATATGCTCCAATTGCCATAAAACCGGCGTGACCCAAAGAAAATTGACCTGTATAACCGTTAATTAAATTAAGGCTGGCTGCAAGTACAATGTTAATTCCGCAATAAATTATTATCTGGTAGTAATAAGAGTTTATGGAACCTGAAAGTAAGTTAACTCCAAAAATCACAGCTATGGAAATCAGTAACAGTATCTTGGTATTCTTCACTTAATCCCTTAAAAAATGAATGAAATTAACTTTACATATATACAAAATTAAGGGTTTTTAGGTCATTTTCAAGGTGTTAATTCAATCGAATGGCTTTATAAGTGAAACTAAATCCAATTTTTACAGGTTATTGATTTTGACATTGTTTTGATTCATAGAAATGGTTAACTTTACGTTGTGAAAAAAGCGTTCAAAAAATACTTTGTAGTTTTTTTGTCATTAATGCTGATTTTATCAAATTTTAGCTTTGCAACTCAATTAATGTTTTGCGAAATGACCGGAGATAGCAGCAGCTGTGAATGCAGTCACAAAGAACAAGTACGCTTCCGAGGAGTAAGCTTTACACAGGAAAACTCAAAATGCTGTGAGGAAAAAACCGCTGAACTTACAAATACAAATACACTTCTTAATCAGAATAATTCTCAGGAACACGACTCTTTTGTAAATATTTGTTTATATTATATATCTACAGTTGATCTTGATATCATAAACCATAGTTTATTTATTTATTCACCTCAGGACACTTACCATCCCGAAATTGACATACCGGTTTTTACATCTTCTCTTCTAATCTAAAATAATCTCGTTTCGATTCCAGGTTTTACTGCAGAATAATTTGTTATAAAATTATTTTATATATTTTTTTAAAATCGGAAATATGAGATCATGTCTAAATTCATTTTATTTGTTTCGGCAATATTTGCTTTAACGGGCTTCAAGGCATTTGCTCAAAACGGTTTTGATAACTACCTGAAAAAGGATTCAATTTACAGGTTCAATTCATCGTTAAAAGTCTTGGACTCACTTCTTAACACACGCTCACAAAATATCTTGAGCGACACCTCTTTTAATAACTCATTCGGAAAATCGGAAGTATTTTCTTTGAGCCAATTGCTGTTTGCAGCCGTAAATAATAACCCGGAACTGACAGCAATGCAAACTAAAATTGAAGCTTCCAATTCTCTTGCGGAAGCCAAAACATTTTTGCCTGACCCAATGTTTGAAATTGAACTTGATGATATTATGAGCGATTTTAACAGGGTAGGAATGATTAATTTTTTTGTTTCACAAATGTTCCCTTTCCCGGGCAAACTTGCTCTTGAAAAAAGATCAGTACTTGATGCAAAAGCAATGATGCAAAGTGAAAGGCTTTCAATGGCAATTGAAATTATGAATATGATTAAGATGAATTACTATGACCTTTACCTTGTTAATAAAAAGCTGCAGATCAATTACGATAACAGTCTGATTATGCAAACCTTTCTCGCATCTGCTGAGGCACAATATATGGTAGGCAAAGGTATGCAGCAGGAAGTTTTCAAATCTCAGGTAGAGATGTCACGCCTTCAGAATGAGGAGTTTGTTTTAAAGCAGCAAAGGAAAAATATATTTTCTGAACTGACAAAGCTTACAAAAATTGCAGTTGATGAAAAAACAAAAATTAATTTTTCCGATATTGACACTGATTATTTGATGAATGAAAGCAGTTTTAAGATTAATGAAATACAAAATTCCAGACTTATTGATTATGCATTCATTCACAGACCGGATATTAGAACCTTACAAAATAAGATCATTATGAATCAAACAGATCTTGAAATGGCTAAAATTGAACGATTACCTGATTTTAATATTAAACTTGGGTATAAAATACTGCCGTTTGAAGAGAGAAATGCTTTTGCATTTATGGTAGGAGTTAATATCCCTTTTGCGCCGTGGTCCAGCGGAAAATATGATTATGCAATACAAAGAAATGAAGTAATTATCAAAAGCACAGCTGATGAATTAAGCTTTAAAAAAAATGAGATTAAAAATGAGATTACAACTGTTGTCAATAATATGGCTGCTTTAAAAGAGACTATGAGATTTTACTTTAGTGTTCAATTGCCGCAAACAGAAAATACAATGAAGTCTGCGCAATATTCGTATGAAACCAATATGGGTGGGTTCCTCGACCTTCTTGATGCTTACAGGATGTACCAGGAATCAAGAATAATGTATTATGAATCGGTAACAATGTATCTTAAAATGATAGCCGAACTTGAAAAAGCTACAGGCTTAAATCTGAAAAATTAATGCTATAAATAAAAGTATTATGAATAAACCTATAAAAATAATTATTGGCGTTCTGGCTGCTGTTCTCATAATTGCGGGCGGATATTGGGGATACATTACGTTTATACAGAAAAACGATAATGTCACATCCGGAAACGAAGTGTATACTTGCCCTATGCATCCGCAGATCATCCAGGATAGACCCGGACAATGTCCAATATGCGGTATGGACCTTGTACAAAAAGGAGAAGTTGTTGATGACGAACAAACCGATCATGACCTGGATGGTGCTGATATCAGTACAGTCAAGTTATCTCCCTCGCAACAGGTGCTGGCTAATGTACAGACTGAACGAGTTAAAACTATGCAGTTCCAGGGTGAAAAAACATTTAACGGATATGTAAAAATAAATGAAAGTAAATTTGCACATATTTCTACGGCAGTATCCGGGAAAATTGTTAAAATGTTTATTACATTTGAAGGTGAAGTGGTTAGAAAAGGGCAGAAAGTTATGGAAATTTATTCACCTGAACTCGTATCCACTCAAAAAGAATATCTTCTTGCTATCGATAATTTCAACCGGATCAAGAATAGCGGCAACAGGCTGGCTATTGAACAGGCTCAAAGCCTGGTAACATCTTCAAGGGAAAGACTATTACTTTGGGAAATGACCTATGCGCAAATTGATGAACTGGAAAGGAACAAAGTTGTTAAAAATACTACAATATTGTATTCTAAATATTCAGGTATTATTACTAAAAAATATGTTCATGTTGGTCATTGGGCAATGGCTGGTGAAGATATTTATGATGTAGCAGACCTCTCTTCGGTGTGGGTTATAGCTAATGTATATGAATCAGATATGCAGTATATCAAAAACGGTCAAACCGCCGAAATTTATTCTGCTGCTTACCCGGGTGAAGTATTAAGGGCGAAGATAAATTTTATTAATCCTGTATTTAATCCTGAATCAAGAACTCTTGAAGTTCGTATTGATGTTTCCAACAAAGATATGAAATTAAAGCCCGATATGTATCTGAAAGTTAAGTTAAATACCTACGTTTCTCAATCTATTGGTGTTCCTAAAAATGCTGTGATAAGAACAGGAGATAATAATTATGTTTACATTGAAAAAGAAAAGGGAGTATTTAAACCAATAGAAGTAAAGATTGGCTATGAACAGGATGGATATTATGCTGTAACCTCAGGATTACAGGAAGGAGATCTTGTTGTTATATCGGGTGGCTTCCTGATAGACAGCGAATCGCAGATACAGAAAGGATTTACATCAGGACATGAAAACCATAGTGGTGATCCAAAAAAAGATATTAATGAAGAATTAAAAATTAATCCAAACCAGGATATCCTTAATGATATGAAAGAGAAAAAAACTGAAACAGAACATAAACACTAATATAAAACTAAAATCTGCTATTAGCAGAAGGAGTTAAAAATGAACAAAGTAATAATTAAAACAATCACAATTTCATTCATGGTTTTTGCAGTTCTTCTGATTTTTGGATGCGGCAAAAAGGAAAACACTGAAAACCAAAATGATAAACAGCAATCTAACCAAACAAAAGAGCAGGAAATGCAGAAAACCGCAGATAAGAACGCAGAGCATGTGGAAATAAAACTT
Coding sequences within:
- a CDS encoding ABC transporter ATP-binding protein, which codes for MLKVENLHVNYGAINAIKGLSINVPEKSIITLIGANGAGKTTTLRAISSIVKAAEGSKIIYMGEEITNLPAHKIVEKGLCQVPEGRLIFANLTVKENLDMGAYLRKDKQNFASDLDLIFSIFPRLKERIKQPGGTLSGGEQQMLAISRALMSKPKMLLLDEPSLGIAPLLTKTIFEKIVEINKTLGMTILLVEQNANLALSVADYGYVIETGNIILEGPAKELESNPEVRKAYLGEA
- a CDS encoding TolC family protein, giving the protein MSKFILFVSAIFALTGFKAFAQNGFDNYLKKDSIYRFNSSLKVLDSLLNTRSQNILSDTSFNNSFGKSEVFSLSQLLFAAVNNNPELTAMQTKIEASNSLAEAKTFLPDPMFEIELDDIMSDFNRVGMINFFVSQMFPFPGKLALEKRSVLDAKAMMQSERLSMAIEIMNMIKMNYYDLYLVNKKLQINYDNSLIMQTFLASAEAQYMVGKGMQQEVFKSQVEMSRLQNEEFVLKQQRKNIFSELTKLTKIAVDEKTKINFSDIDTDYLMNESSFKINEIQNSRLIDYAFIHRPDIRTLQNKIIMNQTDLEMAKIERLPDFNIKLGYKILPFEERNAFAFMVGVNIPFAPWSSGKYDYAIQRNEVIIKSTADELSFKKNEIKNEITTVVNNMAALKETMRFYFSVQLPQTENTMKSAQYSYETNMGGFLDLLDAYRMYQESRIMYYESVTMYLKMIAELEKATGLNLKN
- a CDS encoding ABC transporter ATP-binding protein, coding for MLTLKNCTIRFGGLTAVDSLDAVVRQNELVGLIGPNGAGKTTVFNIITGVYDPTEGDVLFNGESIVQLKPFEVTHKGIARTFQNIRLCQSLSVKDNVRVSYNNSCKAKLWSSVFQLKSYHDEEKAIDKEIHELLEMFDLHVDADEYAKNLPYGDQRKLEIVRALATKPKLLLLDEPAAGMNPSEKKDLMHLIQTVKDKFNISILLVEHDMNVVMGICERIYVIDYGKKIAEGKPAEIQSDPKVIEAYLGQPAK
- a CDS encoding branched-chain amino acid ABC transporter permease, whose product is MKNTKILLLISIAVIFGVNLLSGSINSYYYQIIIYCGINIVLAASLNLINGYTGQFSLGHAGFMAIGAYVSAALSTYFAPALLSVLGDGVLGRSLWFIFVLLVGGAGAAFAGIIVGVPSLRLKGDYLAITTLGFSEIIRVIIQNLNVIGASQGFRGVYIYDNGVRSLEMVPELSNVAYKFYDIPKYTDFFWAFLVVALIIFGITNLMKSTYGRGFIAVKDDEIAAEAMGINTTKFKVTAFIIGAFFAGVAGGLYAHFLQYINPEDFNFLRSVEIVAMVILGGMGSTPGVVIAAIVLTVLPELLRDVQQYRMIIYALLLIIMMLLRPQGLFGLKLERKAKKITPEQPPDVTLKD
- a CDS encoding efflux RND transporter periplasmic adaptor subunit; the encoded protein is MNKPIKIIIGVLAAVLIIAGGYWGYITFIQKNDNVTSGNEVYTCPMHPQIIQDRPGQCPICGMDLVQKGEVVDDEQTDHDLDGADISTVKLSPSQQVLANVQTERVKTMQFQGEKTFNGYVKINESKFAHISTAVSGKIVKMFITFEGEVVRKGQKVMEIYSPELVSTQKEYLLAIDNFNRIKNSGNRLAIEQAQSLVTSSRERLLLWEMTYAQIDELERNKVVKNTTILYSKYSGIITKKYVHVGHWAMAGEDIYDVADLSSVWVIANVYESDMQYIKNGQTAEIYSAAYPGEVLRAKINFINPVFNPESRTLEVRIDVSNKDMKLKPDMYLKVKLNTYVSQSIGVPKNAVIRTGDNNYVYIEKEKGVFKPIEVKIGYEQDGYYAVTSGLQEGDLVVISGGFLIDSESQIQKGFTSGHENHSGDPKKDINEELKINPNQDILNDMKEKKTETEHKH